The Rheinheimera mangrovi genome contains the following window.
CCTAAGGCGTAAGCCACATCATTGCGATTTTGTCCTTTGATGCTGGCATAACCCTGAGCATCGCGGCTGATCTCGGCGCTTTGACTGACGTCTGCAGGCAATTCCCCTTCATACAAAGGTAAGCTGCTGCGCAGGGCGAAATATAAAAAACCAGCCACAAGCAGTATCAGGAGCAATAACACAACAGAAATCCGTTTGAACCAAAGCATAGGTTTTTACTTCCAATGGGGTAAAATCAATAACTTATCATAATAGAGGACGATGAAAAGATGAAAGTGATTCAGTTATGGGATAAAGCCATTCGTATTTACCACTGGAGTCAACTGCTGTTGCTGGCCGGTTTGTGGTTTACCGCTGAGCAAGGGTATTTGGTTGTACATCAGGTTTTGGCGTATTCGTTAGCTGCACTTTTAATCAGCCGTCTTGTTTGGGGTTTTGTTGGCAGTGATACCGCGCGTTTTAGTCATTTTCTACAAAGTCCGGCTCAGCTGGTGCAGATGTGGAATAAAGCTAAAAATGGCATAGGACACAGAGGCTTATCCGGCTATATGAGCCTGGCTTTGATGACGCTGATTTTATTACAGTTTATCTCAGGATTAATGACTACAGATGATGTGATGACCGAAGGCCCGCTGTATAGCTCGGTATCCTCTGACTGGTCTTCTTTTGCATCCTGGTTTCATCATAATAATTTTAATCTGTTGCTGGCGCTGATTGCAGTGCACATAGGCGCAGCGCTAATTCATGGTTTGAAAAAAGATGGTGTTTTGGGAGCTATGATGCATGGCAAGTTACAAAGCGAAGCAGAGCAACCCGCAGTGAAATCAACATTTTGGTATCTGTTGTTGGTGCTGATTTTCGCCGCGATTTTTGCACTCTGGCAAGCTATGGCTTTGTATCAGCAGTGGTGATTTGTAGGGGCGGGTCTTGTACCCGCCCGTCTAAAACTACAATCCAATCTCAGATAGGGTTTATCCCCACCCGTATCCTGCGGTTTCTGTGATAAGGATAGATATCAGTCGGCTTTGTATTGGTCGTGACAAGCTTTGCAATTTTTGGCGAAATTACCAAAAGCAGGTTTAATAGTTGCCTGATCGCCCGATTTTGCCGCTGTTTGCAAAGCTAAAGCATCAGCCTGAAATTGCTCCGCTTTTTGTTTAAAGTCTTTCAGATCTTTCCAAATTTCAGCTTTGGCCTCACTTTTTACTTTATCAGCACCTGGCACTTCAAAAGCTTCCCATGGCAAGGTGGTCAGTGTAGCCAGAGCGTCTGCCCGCTTTTCTGCACGTTTCGCGTCAAAAGGTACTTTTCCACGCATCATGTCACCCAAATCAACGAAATTGTGGCGGATTAATTGGAAGCTATGTTGGCGGTAAGTCACAGAGTCTTCGGCGTCGGTAAAGGCGCTGCCAGCCAGAGCTGCGGCAGAAGACAAACCCAAAGATAGCAAGATAAACAGATTTTTCATTAGCTTAATTCTCATTTGTTTGATTTTGATGCAATAATGCTTTGATGCTTTTGTATGTCACAGTAGCATTACAACTGAACCCCATCGCTGTCAACTCAGGAAATCATGTGAAGGAAGTTAATTTTCACAAACCTACAGGTATGAATTCCCTTAGCATCAGGTTTGCGCTGCTGGTTTTTATGCTGACTGTAGTCGCCAGCGCTGCCATCGCCTATGCGGTGCTAATGCTGCAACAAAATGTATTGATTGAACAGGAAAAACAACAATTAAAACGGCAATCTGAAAAATATGCCCGAGAGCTGGATGCAGGATTTTTAACCCGTGAAAAAAAGGCCATTAGTGCCAATAATATTGTGGTGCGTTATTTAACTAAAGCCACAGTTGCTGCTGCGCCCTCGCCTGCGATGCAAGCCGATGGTAGTGTACGTAGTCAGGATGATTTATCCGCAGCCTTTATCCCACATGCAAAATTAGATGCTCAGCAAGCGGCCTGGTTAGTTCAAACTGAAGAGTTGTGGCAGCAGTTAGCCCCTTTGATGCTGGAAGAATTTTTTAATTTTTATTTTATTTCCAAACAAGGCC
Protein-coding sequences here:
- a CDS encoding cytochrome b/b6 domain-containing protein → MKVIQLWDKAIRIYHWSQLLLLAGLWFTAEQGYLVVHQVLAYSLAALLISRLVWGFVGSDTARFSHFLQSPAQLVQMWNKAKNGIGHRGLSGYMSLALMTLILLQFISGLMTTDDVMTEGPLYSSVSSDWSSFASWFHHNNFNLLLALIAVHIGAALIHGLKKDGVLGAMMHGKLQSEAEQPAVKSTFWYLLLVLIFAAIFALWQAMALYQQW
- a CDS encoding c-type cytochrome, with translation MKNLFILLSLGLSSAAALAGSAFTDAEDSVTYRQHSFQLIRHNFVDLGDMMRGKVPFDAKRAEKRADALATLTTLPWEAFEVPGADKVKSEAKAEIWKDLKDFKQKAEQFQADALALQTAAKSGDQATIKPAFGNFAKNCKACHDQYKAD